The Streptomyces achromogenes genome window below encodes:
- a CDS encoding adenosylmethionine--8-amino-7-oxononanoate transaminase, translating into MPEPSPLAVPELLELDRRHVWHPYGPMPGRAEPLVVESASGVRLRMADGSGELVDGMSSWWSAIHGYNHPVLNDAVREQLGRMSHVMFGGLTHEPAVRLAKHLVDMSPDGLEHVFLADSGSVSVEVAVKMCLQYWRSLGRPAKRRLLTWRGGYHGDTWQPMSVCDPDGGMHDLWTGVLPRQVFVDAPLAEYDETYADQLRAAVERHADELAAVVVEPVVQGAGGMRFHSPGYLRVLREMCDAHDVLLVFDEIATGFGRTGALFAAEHAAVTPDVMCVGKALTGGYLTMAATLCTSRVAEGISRGEVPVLAHGPTFMGNPLAAAVACASIELLLGQDWLAEVKRIESGLRDGLAPASRLPGVRDVRVLGAIGVVQLDHEVDMRAATAAAVREGVWLRPFRDLVYTMPPYVTGDADVARITRAVCAAAREG; encoded by the coding sequence ATGCCTGAGCCGTCCCCGCTCGCCGTGCCGGAGCTGCTGGAGCTCGACCGGCGGCATGTGTGGCATCCCTACGGTCCGATGCCCGGCCGGGCCGAACCGCTCGTCGTGGAGTCGGCGAGCGGGGTCCGGCTGCGGATGGCGGACGGCTCGGGCGAGCTGGTCGACGGCATGTCGTCCTGGTGGTCGGCGATCCACGGCTACAACCACCCGGTGCTCAACGACGCCGTGCGCGAGCAGTTGGGACGGATGAGCCACGTCATGTTCGGCGGGCTCACCCACGAGCCCGCCGTCCGGCTGGCGAAGCATCTTGTCGACATGTCGCCCGACGGTCTCGAGCATGTCTTCCTCGCCGACTCGGGTTCGGTGTCGGTCGAGGTCGCCGTGAAGATGTGTCTGCAGTACTGGCGCTCGCTGGGCCGTCCGGCGAAGCGGCGCCTGCTGACGTGGCGCGGCGGCTACCACGGCGACACCTGGCAGCCCATGTCGGTGTGCGACCCCGACGGCGGGATGCACGACCTGTGGACCGGGGTGCTGCCCCGGCAGGTGTTCGTGGACGCGCCGTTGGCGGAGTACGACGAGACGTACGCCGATCAGCTGCGCGCGGCCGTCGAGCGGCACGCCGACGAGCTGGCCGCGGTCGTCGTGGAGCCGGTGGTGCAGGGCGCGGGCGGGATGCGGTTCCACTCCCCCGGGTATCTGCGGGTGCTGCGCGAGATGTGCGACGCGCACGACGTGCTGCTGGTGTTCGACGAGATCGCGACCGGTTTCGGCCGTACGGGCGCGCTGTTCGCGGCGGAGCACGCCGCGGTCACGCCGGACGTGATGTGCGTCGGCAAGGCGTTGACCGGCGGCTATCTGACGATGGCGGCGACGCTGTGCACCTCCCGGGTGGCCGAGGGGATCTCGCGGGGCGAGGTGCCGGTGCTGGCTCACGGGCCGACGTTCATGGGCAACCCCCTCGCCGCGGCCGTCGCCTGCGCCTCGATCGAGCTGCTGCTCGGACAGGACTGGCTCGCGGAGGTCAAGCGGATCGAGTCGGGCCTGCGGGACGGCCTCGCGCCGGCCTCACGGCTCCCGGGCGTGCGGGACGTGCGGGTCCTCGGCGCCATCGGGGTCGTCCAGCTCGACCACGAGGTGGACATGCGGGCCGCCACCGCGGCGGCCGTGCGCGAGGGCGTCTGGCTGCGGCCCTTCCGCGACCTCGTCTACACGATGCCGCCGTACGTCACCGGTGACGCGGACGTGGCACGGATCACGCGCGCGGTGTGCGCCGCGGCGCGGGAGGGGTGA
- the bioD gene encoding dethiobiotin synthase gives MPILVITGTGTEVGKTVTTAAVAAAALAAGRSVAVLKAAQTGVAPGEPGDAEEVARLAGALTAVEVARFPEPLAPATAARRAGLAPVRPGDVVEAARKLAVEHDLVLVEGAGGLLVRFDEAGGTLADAARLMRAPVLVVSSAGLGTLNTTELTARELRARGLELLGVVIGDWPDSPDLAMRCNVTDLPDVAGAPLLGALPAGVGALAPAVFRAAAPGWLAPRLDGTWDADAFRAGAAH, from the coding sequence ATGCCGATCCTGGTGATCACGGGGACGGGCACGGAGGTCGGCAAGACGGTCACGACGGCGGCGGTCGCCGCTGCGGCGCTGGCGGCGGGCCGGTCGGTGGCCGTGCTGAAGGCGGCGCAGACCGGTGTGGCACCGGGCGAGCCGGGGGACGCCGAGGAGGTCGCGCGGCTGGCGGGCGCGCTCACCGCGGTCGAAGTCGCCCGCTTCCCCGAGCCGTTGGCTCCCGCGACCGCGGCGCGGCGGGCGGGTCTCGCGCCCGTGCGTCCGGGCGACGTGGTGGAGGCGGCGCGGAAACTCGCCGTGGAGCACGACCTGGTGCTCGTCGAGGGGGCGGGCGGGCTGCTCGTGCGGTTCGACGAGGCGGGCGGCACGCTCGCCGACGCCGCTCGGCTGATGCGGGCCCCGGTGCTGGTGGTGTCCTCGGCGGGGCTGGGCACACTGAACACGACGGAGCTGACAGCTCGTGAACTGCGGGCGCGCGGGCTGGAGTTGCTGGGCGTGGTCATCGGCGACTGGCCCGACTCGCCCGACCTGGCGATGCGTTGCAACGTCACCGACCTGCCGGACGTCGCCGGGGCCCCGCTTCTGGGGGCGCTGCCGGCGGGTGTGGGGGCGCTCGCTCCCGCCGTCTTCCGCGCGGCGGCCCCGGGTTGGCTGGCGCCACGGCTGGACGGGACGTGGGACGCCGACGCCTTCCGGGCCGGCGCCGCGCACTGA